A region of Vigna radiata var. radiata cultivar VC1973A chromosome 6, Vradiata_ver6, whole genome shotgun sequence DNA encodes the following proteins:
- the LOC106765106 gene encoding phosphoglycerate mutase-like protein 1 isoform X2 — MDSAAGQILYPLHRCKTVHLVRHAQGVHNVAGEKNHDEYMSYDYFDAHLTPLGWNQVDNLRKHVKATGLSKTVELVVVSPLLRTMQTAVGVFGGEVYTDGISEQPLMMENVGHSDHLAVSSLNCPPFIAVELCREQIGVHPCDKRRTISEYRNMFPAIDFSLIENEEDILWKPDVREKVEAVSARGLKFLEWLWTRKEKEIAIVTHSSFLFNTLRAFGNDCHPNIKSEIRKHMIGSSESTTNFPGKIPRGPDVPSEAAD, encoded by the exons GTTAGACATGCTCAGGGAGTTCATAATGTTGCAGGAGAGAAGAACCATGATGAATACATGTCTTACGATTATTTTGATGCACACCTAACCCCTCTCGGTTGGAACCAG GTTGATAATCTGCGAAAACATGTGAAGGCAACAGGACTTTCGAAAACTGTCGAACTTGTTGTGGTTTCCCCATTGTTAAG GACCATGCAAACAGCAGTTGGAGTCTTTGGTGGTGAAGTATACACTGATGGGATTAGTGAACAACCTCTTATGATGGAAAATGTCGGACACAGTGATCATCTTGCAGTTTCTAGTCTGAACTGCCCTCCATTTATAGCGGTGGAGCTTTGCCGAGAGCAAATA GGAGTTCATCCTTGTGATAAGAGAAGAACCATCAGCGAGTACCGGAATATGTTTCCAGCAATTGATTTTTCACTt ATTGAGAATGAGGAAGACATTTTGTGGAAACCCGACGTCAGAGAGAAGGTAGAAGCAGTTTCTGCTAGGGGCCTGAAGTTTTTGGAATG GTTGTGGACACGTAAAGAGAAGGAGATAGCAATTGTTACCCACAGCAGTTTTCTGTTTAATACCCTTCGTGCTTTTGGAAACGATTGTCATCCCAACATAAAGAGTGAAATACGAAAACA TATGATTGGATCAAGTGAATCAACAACTAACTTTCCTGGCAAGATTCCTCGTGGCCCTGATGTTCCCAGTGAAGCTGCAGACTAA
- the LOC106765106 gene encoding phosphoglycerate mutase-like protein 1 isoform X1 — protein sequence MDSAAGQILYPLHRCKTVHLVRHAQGVHNVAGEKNHDEYMSYDYFDAHLTPLGWNQVDNLRKHVKATGLSKTVELVVVSPLLRTMQTAVGVFGGEVYTDGISEQPLMMENVGHSDHLAVSSLNCPPFIAVELCREQIGVHPCDKRRTISEYRNMFPAIDFSLIENEEDILWKPDVREKVEAVSARGLKFLEWLWTRKEKEIAIVTHSSFLFNTLRAFGNDCHPNIKSEIRKHFTNCELRSMVIIDRGMIGSSESTTNFPGKIPRGPDVPSEAAD from the exons GTTAGACATGCTCAGGGAGTTCATAATGTTGCAGGAGAGAAGAACCATGATGAATACATGTCTTACGATTATTTTGATGCACACCTAACCCCTCTCGGTTGGAACCAG GTTGATAATCTGCGAAAACATGTGAAGGCAACAGGACTTTCGAAAACTGTCGAACTTGTTGTGGTTTCCCCATTGTTAAG GACCATGCAAACAGCAGTTGGAGTCTTTGGTGGTGAAGTATACACTGATGGGATTAGTGAACAACCTCTTATGATGGAAAATGTCGGACACAGTGATCATCTTGCAGTTTCTAGTCTGAACTGCCCTCCATTTATAGCGGTGGAGCTTTGCCGAGAGCAAATA GGAGTTCATCCTTGTGATAAGAGAAGAACCATCAGCGAGTACCGGAATATGTTTCCAGCAATTGATTTTTCACTt ATTGAGAATGAGGAAGACATTTTGTGGAAACCCGACGTCAGAGAGAAGGTAGAAGCAGTTTCTGCTAGGGGCCTGAAGTTTTTGGAATG GTTGTGGACACGTAAAGAGAAGGAGATAGCAATTGTTACCCACAGCAGTTTTCTGTTTAATACCCTTCGTGCTTTTGGAAACGATTGTCATCCCAACATAAAGAGTGAAATACGAAAACA CTTTACTAATTGTGAGCTGCGTTCAATGGTCATCATTGATAGAGG TATGATTGGATCAAGTGAATCAACAACTAACTTTCCTGGCAAGATTCCTCGTGGCCCTGATGTTCCCAGTGAAGCTGCAGACTAA
- the LOC106763462 gene encoding protein FAR1-RELATED SEQUENCE 4-like produces MVFESVNQAKPFYRQYVISKGFGIRTTSSRKNNKNKLCYFMMVCSKARKYVASNQNEIIGRPTLANDCAAQMIVSKRDEKWYILAFDDVHTHDISPTKSRLFQGGYENMEFVEQDVRNYVAKQRRALSKDGDVKALLNHFSSMREFNKDFFFDIDVDDDNHILNVFWADARSRTAYNSSYYKVTKDSIRNEIREERVATVQSPGFMSLLASLHNDMQNTQSSTTNINNVLG; encoded by the exons ATGGTTTTTGAAAGTGTTAATCAAGCCAAGCCATTTTATAGGCAATATGTAATATCTAAGGGTTTTGGAATTCGAACAACGAGTTCAAGGAAGAACAACAAGAACAAATTATGTTACTTCATGATGGTGTGTTCTAAGGCTAGAAAATATGTCGCCTCCAATCAGAATGAAATTATTGGACGTCCAACACTGGCTAATGATTGTGCAGCTCAAATGATTGTATCAAAAAGAGATGAGAAGTGGTACATTTTAGCATTTGATGATGTACATACTCATGATATTAGTCCAACAAAGTCAAGATTGTTCCAAG GAGGTTATGAGAACATGGAGTTTGTCGAACAAGATGTTAGAAATTATGTCGCCAAACAAAGAAGAGCATTATCAAAAGATGGTGATGTCAAGGCACTCTTAAACCACTTTTCTTCCATGAGAGAATTCAATAAGGATTTCTTTTTCGATATTGATGTTGATGACGACAACCACATACTGAATGTGTTTTGGGCTGATGCACGAAGTAGGACAGCTT ATAATTCATCATATTACAAGGTGACGAAGGACTCCATTCGTAATGAAATAAGGGAAGAGAGG GTAGCAACTGTGCAATCCCCTGGGTTCATGTCACTGCTTGCATCATTACACAATGACATGCAAAACACGCAATCGTCCACAACTAACATCAACAATGTTTTGGGATAA